The segment tagGGGCTAAGTATAGCAGCTTTTGTTCAATTTTTTAAGCGAAGTAAAAATCTATCTTGCACTAGCTCGAATAGCACCTGTATTCCAATCCAGCGCTATCGGGGTCTCACTCACTGAAGCGTGTTGCCCAGGTAAACCGCGAGAAAGTTAAGAGCATTGCGAGGTAAATAACAACACGACTAAATTCATTATTAAAAACCCGACCCTTAACCTACTCATTTTATAACAGCTATTACTACACAGCTACAGCATTATGGATTTAATTATACCGGCGGTAAAAAGGGAAGTCGTGTATTTAATTTATACAGAAGTGGTGCGCGCTAAATAGCTTTGGAAACGATACTCAAGctagattaaaaaaatgaaatgctgtctGTCTGGAGCTGTGGTTGCAAGTTGTTCTTTGCTATTGTAACATGTTTTACTATTAAAGCAGTATTCAAAACCAATACATATATGATGGTACAGTGAAATCTGTAAACTGTATATTTCAACTCCAGCTAGATTATTTTACTGTGATTTACAAATTCCATGTACGCGTTCGTTTGCATGTGTTGTGTTACGAGGGTGAATCCTGCTTTCACCGGTCGTcggtgttttgtttatatttttgttatcttTATTGATGATCATAAACGTTTGGTCGTGGGGTTTCCTATGCAGATTTGTGTTGCCTATTGGTTTTCATGTTTTTACGATTCATTAATCAAACACCTCACATGTGTTGTGTAACTCTGTAGCAGGCTGGTAGCTTCTCGATGACCGTACACCGTGTTGCTATTGACAGAGGCGGGTGCTTGACTGTATAGTTAGCACCTCGGAGTTAAAACCTCGTACAAGCTGTTCActtaacaaaacacacacacttaaacCGGAGACGCTTTGAATTTCAACAGATAAATACCGCTTCCctgtcttattttttatttcgaATGATTTTTTTCCCGTGTTACAGATGTAGATATTTAATTAATAGACAATGCACACATATTACATCGTTAACATTACACGTCTTAGAGGCATATACAGAACATCATCAATTTCTTATATGACTTTGGGGGTTTACTTctgcacactggggctaatcaagctcgtagtaaaacctgggatgggtgacactgctgtgcaataggagtcttatttccacacctgtttaaacagtattttaataCTTGTTAACCCTGCATGGATTCCAAAGATGTCTTTAACAAGTCTGCAGGAATTGACACAAGTCTGCAGGAATTCTATATCTGGTGGAAAGTTTGTGGAAGTGAAACTAGATCTCAGTGCTATTTCCTGTCCTTGACAGTGGTGGTGCAGCCTGCCCGGAAGTCTTCAGTAAATCCCTGTACTTTTGTATTTCAAAAGTAAACCTTAAAGAGATTAAAAAGGACTCCTAGTCAAAACGTACGTCATCGATTTTATCAAGATATAGTGTTTCTAAAGTTAGAGTTATGGAGTGTTAGTGCCTATCTGTGATACTTTTTAATAGGGGACACTTAGATCTCTTTTAAAGAGTAAAGCACCAcgcatttcacatattttatttaaaattccaAGCAGATATGTTTTAACTAATCTTAAAAACCCCCAAAGAGTTCCCTTAATGATACTCTGTTAACATCTCTATGAAATCACCACACAAACTCGCAAcatcaagtatatatatataaatatgtgtgtgtgtgtgtgtacatttgtTTGTAGGAATGGATCTGTTTGGTCTGCCAGAGGAACACTGTATAGAGGTTATTGATTTCTTGGATGGAGAGGAGCTGTACTTCCAAGGTAAGTCATTCCCAAAGCAAAATGAATTCAATACACTCATAAAAGAAACAGACCATTGTACATCTCGTCTTCATGTCTTTCACGTCACTGAGATCTTGTTTCCTTCTAGAAGCACGCTCAGAGATACAAAGGAGGCATGTTTCTGAAACCAGGGTAGTTAAAAAGGAGTGTCAAACAAGGAAGAAACAAAATAGAAACGATACCTGCTTACTGTAGGGCAGGGGCTCTCGTTCCacattgtgtttgaaaaaaatgtatgtgtttaaaaGGGCTGGGTTTAGAATCCCCTCCCTGCTAAAACATGCGTGGAATGTGGCCAGAAGTGATTCGCCCGCTGTGCCGGGAGACCGCGCCCAACACCACGGCTGCTGTGAGTTTAGAGGATGGGCTGGCAGAAGGAGGCTGTGCTCCCTGTTCTGCACAGAGACAGCAGTGGCTTGGGTTCTAGTTTTACgttgcatgttttgtttgttctgtttattttgtttctatttgtaataaAAGCGCTTCTGAGCTCCAGTCTCCACCTCaaggatgcagcagtttgtagccaaaacgaGAAGGGTTTACACTTCTGTGAAGACATATTGATTTAGACTGTATCAAGTTACATAAAAACCGCAATTTGGTATTTAATGAATTCAATGTGCTGACGTACTGAGTTGTCTTTGATTTCACTTGGACAGCACGTGCCTCAACAGTACTGTGaaatctgcttttaaaatgtttaaatattttaataaccctctttctctttctctcttgttgcTGAAATTGAAGACGAGGGGAAATGCGGAGGTAAACTTGCAAACATTTGAATATTCTCCATTAGAACGCTTGTGAATATTTTCTGTTGGGATTTGTTCTTTAAACTCGTTTCTTGGGGTAGATTACGAACCTGATGCTTTGGAGCAGTGTCGTCAGGGGCTGTCCAGAATGATCCGGAATAATAAAGGACAGTACCTGGTGGCCAGTAAAGACTTGATCCTGAATTTTGAAGACCAGACCAGAAGACAGCTGGATTGTGGTGATGAGAAACGCCAATATTCCCTTTATCTGCCATGATTAGAACACTCCACTTTCTATTCAGAACAGGAACATGCACCACATAGTtactaagactcctattgcatagcagttaagaGAAAACATTATATTAACATTGTATAGCTCGTTATTAGATTCAGCAATATAggcagctgtctgtctgtccgtttaTCCGTCTATAtgtcacacacacatgcagctAGAGAATCACATTGTGGTTAAATGATTCTTCTTCTATAGTATTCTGTACACAGTGAGGGTATGTCCTACTCATCGACTTTCTCATCACACTGAGCGTTTTGAGTTGGCAGCTGTGGGGAGAGAGGTGTGTTACTGATGCCTGTTTTCAATTGCTTTGCAGATAATGTCCTGTTCATGATTAAGCTGTACAAAAACACGGAAGGGGGCAGCTTCCCTGTGGCAATTCAAATTAAAAGTGGAGCAAAACTCAAAAGCTTGAAAtgtgaagaaaaagaaaacaaaagaaaagttttgCTGGTGGTGagtttgcatttcatttcatCCAAACACCAAACTGGCAAATAGACACTTGATTCATAAGGTAACTTGTAACAAGCATTTATATTGCTtcaattagaagaaaaaaaataaaaaaaagccaagaTGTTAAGCAATAAACTATAAGAATGTCCCCCGAGgagctcccctggtaaaggcatgactgtgCGGCATGCGTGTGTGAATGACACACGCCAGAGCCCCATCGCTTAATAGAGGTGTCTCATCTTACAGGAGAGGATAGGACAGGGTCTACTGTATTTGACttcacatttgtaaaaaaaaaaaaaaaaaaaagtttgtttatcACTGGGCTAGCTTAAGATAAGTTATACAGATGATAATATTGAAAGTTCATGTGAAGATTTGATTTCATTTCAGGAAGGAGAAGCCCCAGGATACATAGAGAATAACTGTCATGATATGGTGTTCTATATGAAGGGAGTGGAAGATATTGATGACAGGTACACGTTTCAGTCTGCCCTGTGGTCGGGCTGGTACCTGGCCTTTGAGCAGGAAGATTCTCAATACAAGCTGGTTTTGAAGTACATGGAGGATGAGGTGGATGGTCACGTGGACGAAAACGTTCATTTTGAACTTGAGTcgaaacagaattaaaaaacgTCATCCTTTTTCAAAGTGTGTTTGTCCAGCACAGTTCAATGAAAAtcaaactaaattattattatttattttttaatctttaaaggGACTTCAAAATAATTGGAGTGGAGTTCTAGTTAggagtgtgcagttttgaaagaaatttcTTAGTTTGTTTGCCTTTCCTTCGGGAAATGGGTCACTCTTGCACTTCCTGTAGCTCTTcttacctcagcagtgtcttcacaGCCACCTCATTGGCTTTAAAGCATGTCCGTCAATAGGGGATGCAAGTGGTTGGTTAACGAATGGACAGAAGGCattaaaggggtggggacaatttcaggGACGCTGTTCAGTCCCGGCACTTTAGGATTCTCCAGGCAAACTCAAAGCCAGGGAAAGTCAGTTTCAGAGaaacattgagaaaaaaaaaacaaaaaaaaaaacctcaatatcGGGGGAATAGTACCTAGAAACACTCGGATTGAAATATAGCATAAAATACAAagggaggtaaaaaaaaaaaaaaacatttaaaaagacatcTGCTCGACTCAATAGACTGACATATTTCAATCATGGCATATAGTTCAACAGGTGCTTTACTGTTACAGTGTCAGACTGACAGAAACGTGGCACTTATCAAATACATGCACTCTTATCTGTGATTGCTGTCTCCAGTGAACCAGCATTCTCACCCAGGGTGAACAGATGGGttgttttttacagtttctttgcAAACGCCGGTTATCGTGTATAAAGCTTGTGTGTCTTTCTAGAATCCTTCTCAGttgtttaaatgtgattgtggagaGGATCTGTACTTGGGAAgctttatttcatgtattttattaaaatggtaTCAGTTTAAAAAGCTATTCTGAAACTATGCAACAAACTGTTTGCTGTTAATGCTACACTTTATAATGCGTATCTTTTTGTGTTTAGCAACCTCGTAGCCAGTTCTAAAAATCTCAAAACAAATCTCaaaacatagggcagcagtgtggagtagtggttagggctctggactcttgaccggagggttgtgggttcaatccccagtggggacactgctgctgtactcttgagcaaggtactttacctagattgctccagtaaaaaacccaactgtataaatgggtaattgtatgcaaaaatatcttgtaacaattgtaagtcgccctggataagggcgtctgctaagaaataaataataataataataataatactaatttgtGACCAAAGGGGAAAGGGCTCTGATTATttgatgtatgtatttttaatagaAATATAGATTCATGTTTACTGGATAATAGTTGTGTGATTCATGATTAAAATGTTTTCAGTGTACAGTAGAGGTATAGTTAACATTCCATCACATTAAGCTTCGTTTAAAAGGTACTTCAGTAACAGttatgctttgttttttatatacttcattatacagtgtttttttttttttttaaatgcagttgtctttattattattattatattatcatcattctgagattgaTTAAAATGTACTCCTCAAtatttcgtgtgtgtgtgtgtgcttttaatgTGTTTCCAGTTCTGGTTTCAAATAGGCAGATATTTAGACTTGGTGGGTAGATTAAAATATTCTTTGTGGACTGCATGAAAAGCTACTCTCATTGCATCTTACCCTGGGTAATAATTAATAAGTTTGTGTGCCTTTCTTACACAAATAACACTGACAAGAGAAGTAATTGAACAAGCAGTTCACTGTGTCTTAAAGGTACggcacaaaataacaaaaactgcgtGCGTGGTTCGTGTTATATTGTGCAGAATTATAGGAGCTGGTGTTAAAGGCTAATTTTCACCCCGGGTGAGTTCTGTCCTAGGCTAATCCTCACCCTGTCAGGCCAATTCTCACCCCCAGGGCTGTGAAGGTTTTTTGAGATTTTAGTAATCAGAAAGACAAGAGGATATGTGTCCTTAGTGTGATTGAACCTTTTTGTTACgttaattaaattaatattattattattaatttaatatacTTACTATCCTTAATTTTAGTCACAGAGTGAGATtcacgtttgtgtgtgtgtgtgtcatttgttttatttacagtttattgtttaaaaaaaaaaaaaaaaccaccacagGTTTTCAAATGACGGTACTGAGACAGACTCTTTATTTTTTACCTTACAGTAAGCGCTGGCTCATAGTGAAAGCTGCTATTAGTCACTATTGAACGTTCTCATAGATGTTGAACTCCCAGGGGTAAATGTCTATGAACAGGAGTAAGGCTGTGACCAAAGGAGCTCATCAGTGATCTGGCCTTACATTACTGGAAGGCAGCGGCTATGTCATAAACACTCAAATACAAGATGTACAAATGTATTTCAGTAATGGGTTGGTATAATACACTTCACTAATGAACTGACTTTCCGTATACACATTCCACttaaaaaacaatcaaatatatatatattaaaaagtcctGACTGTGCATTAGAAGGATCCTCCTAACACACACTTTCTGCTGTTCCAGTCTTTCTTCGATTGAGTAACAAAGCATTTGCCAACAACAAGTGTTGCAATGGTTTATTATTCCATTTCCTATAATGCATTTGTACACTTTTCTTACAGCGTTATGCTATTTGCAATAACTGACTGGTTCGgtccatttgttgtttttttgttttgttttttttagcttgaaGCTGTTTTGAGGTTGTCTGGAGCATCCTAgttgccaggactgaaagggcttctctcattccattcaaatcacatgaccagaTGAACAATAAATGGCGTTAGACAGCTGGGGATATGAATTAAATCAGAGGATAATGAACAATGTGTAAACTATCCTCACCTActccacatacagtatatatatatagatacgaGAGAGAGTAGAtggggctgacagagttgaaaggtcacattgtcacatgatttgaacggAAGGAAAGCTGTTCACTcgggattctccagacaagctcagagcCAGGCAGGTTTAAATTCCGAGCCCAGGACTACTTAGACTGATCTAGGGTTAAACACACTTCAGAAAGTGTCACAGAATGGATTAACCAGTTCCAGACCTTCCCGAAAATGTCTTGAGTTTCTGAAAACTGTTCTCTAAAGTTACTAAGCTGTGTGAGGTATTGGTAGGCAGGTGGAAATTTCCGTCTGACACAGAAAGCCCCAGTTTTTCAGCTTGCGATGTGCGGTTTGCTGATGGGTATTTCACAGCATTCTTACACTTCGACACGGACATTCCAATTTTAGtattaatcaaaaaaaaaagcatttcctgTTTTCATTTCCTGTGGTGGATTGTACAGCTAACCAGGTCAAGTTAACCAACGAGCACTCAGTACTGCTCATTTAgaaacactgaaacaaacacCATACATTCAAAGACATTCtaaaagacttccagtggaaatgtttgtcattgaagtttcttttagtatttctgttgTCTTCTATTCACTTGTAGTTTTGCTTATGCTAATGGGGATAATAAGAGGGGATTTAGATGGGTGAGTGGATTGTGAATACTAAAAGCAGCACTCAATAtcgctacatttagaaatactaaaaaataaccattttagtTGTTATTGCAAGTACTTAAACACGATGTTAGAATACATCTGCTTTTCTTTACAATATACTGGCTCTtcatctgtatttgttttttgtgcgTTGCTCTGACAGATAGCATTCCAATATTTGAAATAGCTTTGGCAACGCACTAGACTTGCCATAAAGTCTTACATAGTCACATTAGCTTTTTGCCAGCCTTTATTTTATACTCAGCTTTTGTAGGTTTGCTTCTTTCTCAAcaccacagaaaccaggaccagaggacacagttggaaataaaGTGGACCTAGACAGGTCAGAGGCTAGGAGACACAGAGGTGAGGGTACAGAATGGGATACCTAGacatgttgatgctgaatcgcTGAGACCTTTTAGAGAACCAACTTTTGAGATCAAACAGCTTCTAGGAACCAGAccagcactgatgggccgaacaGCCTCCTCTCGTTCCTGCAAAATGTTCTTCAGTAGATCGCTGTGAAATATTCCTCAGATGAGCCATTGCAGTTATCCTGTGCATCCTTTTTATTCTGATCGTTCATCTTCGAGATCGCAATGCAAGACCCCCTCGACATTAAATCCAACTGAGGTTCCCCCATCAGCTCCAAGACCTCTACTTATTTACATAACAAAACACCCGCAGTCACAACATTCACagcctcatattattattatttgtttatttaggagacgcctttatccaaggcgacttacagagactagggtgtgtgaactatgcatcagctgcagtcacttacaacaacgtctcacccgaaagacggagcacaaggaggttaagtgacttgctcagggtcacacaatgaatcagtggccgagatgggatttgaaccggggatctcctggttacaagcccttttctttaaccactggaccacacatagaAGAAGGTCTTGTTTTTCAGGGAAGAAATGTGTTGTGGTTTAGTAATGACTCACAGCAGTCAAAGCATGTACATGACGCAAGCATTGCAAAATGCGTGCTAGTTGTGGTGACAAAACAGTCAAAAGGCAGACGCAATCAAAGACACAGGCACAATCTGTGATCTTACAGAAATCAGAGCTTTTCAGATGTAATATTTCATTATCGCAACTCCTTACACAACTAGAATTTAAAACATAATGCCCGCCCCAAAAAAACTACAGAACACAAAGGGTTAACTATCTGTCGCCTGCCTCTTTCTGTTGCACTTATGAGAGGTGCAGGGGATACCCCTCCAGCTATCCATCATGTTGGTTTGGTCCCAAATGGGTGGACGTCTGGAGGTTTCATGGCCTCAAATCGCATTTGGCAATGTTCAGAAGATGAACAATATTTCTGCATTTTACAATCAGCTTCCATCTCGCTATACAGACCTGTTATGCGATTGCagctcacaaaataattccatgcatTTTCCTCACCCTGCACATCTATTCACTATATcggtctcaaatgtacagttctGAAAAAGGTTtagcaaacatgtgtttttattttaaaacacctggtactacactagaaAGGCAGGCCTTGCTCTCAGCAAGTCTCTTTCAAAGTCTCCTGGCTCTGAATACATTTTGTACTGGTGTCCAGCACCCAATGTGCAGTGCTTTACACATCTTAACATTACATCCATGTGCTAGTCTGCAGTTACAGAGCAGCTCCAGTTTTGTGGTACACCAAGACACAAACATGTAACCCAGCGCTGGCTTGTTTGTAGACATTTGCAACAACGCTGGCAATAAAAAGGTTCACTATATACACTGAAGAACAACCTTAATAAATTGCAAATAAAAACTCAAAAACCTGCCACTGTCTCAATCCTTTAATGAAAAAGTCTGGAACACTTTCTGTAAACAATTATAATACATGAACTATTGATACAGTATCAGTTAATCCATCTCTCTTACACACAGGTAACACTTACTGGAAGTGCAGAGACTGTCTATATTGCATTTACAAGAATCTGAGGATTCAAGCCAAGTGCCTTCAGGAATCTCCAATTGTACCTCAAAATTAACACTGCTCTATATTTGTATAATGATTACTATGGACTATACAGTGACTACAGAATGAAGTGTTGAAATTCAATTGTATTAGGCAATTTCCAGGCTCTGGATATAACCAA is part of the Acipenser ruthenus chromosome 39, fAciRut3.2 maternal haplotype, whole genome shotgun sequence genome and harbors:
- the LOC117966510 gene encoding interleukin-18-like, whose translation is MDLFGLPEEHCIEVIDFLDGEELYFQDEGKCGDYEPDALEQCRQGLSRMIRNNKGQYLVASKDLILNFEDQTRRQLDCDNVLFMIKLYKNTEGGSFPVAIQIKSGAKLKSLKCEEKENKRKVLLVEGEAPGYIENNCHDMVFYMKGVEDIDDRYTFQSALWSGWYLAFEQEDSQYKLVLKYMEDEVDGHVDENVHFELESKQN